TAAAAAAAGTTCGCTTGGAACACCCTGCTTCTGACAGAGGACTGAATTTCCCTAATCCTGCTCCCGCTGCCTGATGAAACAGTCTAATAATATGGTAAATAAATATTCTTGCTGGCGAGGAGGTCATAATAGTTCAAGGAAGACGCGCGCTCCTGACAGCCCCACATCCGCCTTCCCAaagcggggggtgaggggagaaggaaaagaaaatggagggcGCAGCCGTCAGGGTTCAGCTTGCCGTGGGCGGACTGCGCAGGCGCAGTGCAGCACTGAGGCCGGCCGGCGGGAGCCGGCGCAAGCGCAGTGCGGCGAGAGGGCGGGCAGACGGAGGGGaccggcgcaggcgcagtgcgtCGGCCGAGCGGCTGGGCGAGcccggcgcaggcgcagtgcgtCGGCCGAGCGGCTGGGCGAGcccggcgcaggcgcagtgcgtCGGCCGAGCGGCTGGGCGAGCCCGGCGCAGGCGCGGTGCGTCGGGCGGGGGCTATGGCGGGGCAGGAGGATCCGGTGCAGCGGGAGATCCACCAAGACTGGGCTAACCGCGAGTACATCGAGGTCATCACCAGCAGCATCAAGAAGATCGCCGACTTCCTCAATTCGTTCGGTTAGCCGGCACCGAGGGGGCAGAGCGGGTGCGGTCGAGGCGACCGCTGGGTCGGAGCGGGGTTGAGCCAGGCCGAACCGGAGCCCCTCTGGCTTCCCGTCTGCGGAGAAAAAAaggccccctcctttcctcctcccggccccgtccTGTCTCCTCGATTTGGTTCTTGCTCCTCCGGCCCCCTTTCCCCGCCTGTCTCCAGCCCTGTTCAGTTCCCGGCCCCAGAATCCTATTAATACGGTTGAGTTCCAGGCCCCTCGCCCTCCGAGATCtctcaccctcattcattcattcaatagtatttattgagcgcttactatgtgcagagcactgtactaagcgcttggaatgaacaagtcggcaacagatagagacagtccctgccgtttgacgggcttacagtctaatcgggggagacggacagacaagaacgatggcaataaatagagtcaaggggaagaacctctcgtaaaaacaatggcaactaaatagaatcaaggcgatgtacatttcattaacaaaataaatagggtaatgaaaatatatgcagttgagcagaagagtacagtgctgaggggatgggaagggagagggggaggagcagagggaaatggggggaaaagagggttaagctgcggagttCTCTCGGCACTCCCTCACCGGGGctctcctccccggcccgctCTGCTGCATGCATCCGTCGGGAGGCTATCTACTGTAGTGAGGAGAGACGGATGGTGTAAAACACAGGCCCAGGACGGCATTTACGGGAACGTGGTACTTGGGTGagctggcggggtgggggggggcgtcgGATGGGCCTCTTAGGAATGCAGCATTCCGACCTCCTGATAAAGGTCGAATTTAGCGATTTCAAATACCCACTCgggtgtgcattcattcagtagtatttattgagcgcttactatgtgcagagcactgtactaagcgcttggaatgaacaaatcggcaacagatacagtccctgcccattgacgggcttacagtctaatcgataatgttggtatgtgttaggcgcttactatgtgcagagcactgttctaagcgctgggggagatagggtagtcaggtt
This genomic stretch from Ornithorhynchus anatinus isolate Pmale09 chromosome X1, mOrnAna1.pri.v4, whole genome shotgun sequence harbors:
- the BRK1 gene encoding protein BRICK1 — protein: MAGQEDPVQREIHQDWANREYIEVITSSIKKIADFLNSFDMSCRSRLATLNEKLTALERRIEYIEARVTKGETLT